In the Enterococcus saigonensis genome, one interval contains:
- a CDS encoding 3D domain-containing protein, translating into MKLVKSLFTTTALLAGIAAFGVNANAAEVEHTVTSSDTLTSISLKYYGDTDHVQTIATANNIKNVDLIIDGQVLKFDTDKNVTTSTEATASQASQTTTQDENQTGYSGRTFTMESTAYSSDPADALGGGTVTATGQNLLENPMAVAVDPNVIPLGTHLYVEGYGEAYAVDTGSAIQGNIIDVHFPTAAQCNAWGRRQVQVTILDN; encoded by the coding sequence ATGAAATTAGTAAAATCGCTTTTTACAACAACAGCACTTTTAGCTGGCATCGCAGCATTTGGTGTTAATGCCAATGCAGCAGAAGTTGAGCATACCGTTACAAGTTCAGACACATTAACAAGTATTTCATTGAAATACTATGGTGACACAGATCATGTACAAACAATTGCAACAGCAAATAATATTAAAAATGTCGATTTGATCATTGATGGTCAAGTATTAAAATTTGATACAGACAAAAATGTTACAACATCAACAGAAGCTACGGCTTCCCAAGCTAGTCAAACTACGACACAAGATGAAAACCAAACAGGCTATTCAGGTCGTACTTTCACAATGGAGTCAACGGCATATAGTTCAGACCCTGCTGATGCTTTAGGAGGGGGAACGGTGACTGCAACAGGTCAAAATCTTTTGGAAAATCCTATGGCAGTAGCTGTTGATCCGAATGTAATTCCCTTAGGTACACATCTATATGTAGAAGGTTATGGTGAAGCTTATGCGGTAGATACCGGTTCTGCAATTCAAGGAAATATTATTGATGTTCATTTCCCAACAGCAGCGCAATGTAATGCTTGGGGGCGTCGTCAAGTACAAGTAACGATTTTAGATAACTAA
- a CDS encoding DUF1538 domain-containing protein yields the protein MQKNFQEVIVAILPMTVLIIILTFIFAPLPVEDLATFIVGAGIMMVGMTLFLFGAEYSMLRVGELVGEYMIKRRSLAIMISLGFSIGIGITIAEPSVQVLAQQVTEISEGTITKAVLIGVVSIGTGIFLAFALLRTVFRLSYYQMMLVGYVAVFIASFFTSPEFMPIAFDAGGVTTGPVTVPFILALASGLTSMIHQGKGENDSFGMVGVSSLGPILAVMVLGVIFQ from the coding sequence ATGCAAAAAAATTTTCAAGAAGTAATTGTTGCGATTTTACCGATGACTGTCTTGATAATCATTTTGACTTTTATTTTTGCACCATTACCTGTTGAAGATTTGGCAACTTTTATTGTAGGTGCTGGAATTATGATGGTTGGGATGACCTTATTTTTATTTGGGGCTGAATATTCGATGTTACGTGTTGGTGAATTAGTAGGGGAGTATATGATCAAACGGCGTAGTTTAGCAATTATGATTAGTCTGGGATTTTCAATTGGAATTGGCATAACAATTGCAGAGCCTTCTGTTCAAGTCCTGGCTCAGCAAGTAACAGAAATTTCTGAAGGTACTATTACAAAAGCAGTCTTGATTGGAGTAGTAAGCATTGGGACAGGGATATTTTTGGCGTTTGCCCTGTTGCGAACAGTATTTCGACTATCCTATTATCAAATGATGTTAGTTGGTTATGTTGCAGTTTTCATCGCCTCTTTTTTCACTAGTCCGGAATTTATGCCCATTGCCTTTGATGCTGGTGGTGTGACAACAGGGCCGGTTACGGTACCTTTTATTTTAGCTCTGGCTAGCGGTTTAACTAGTATGATTCATCAAGGGAAAGGAGAAAATGACAGTTTTGGAATGGTGGGGGTTTCCTCACTAGGACCAATTCTTGCCGTGATGGTTTTGGGGGTGATTTTTCAGTGA
- a CDS encoding DUF1538 domain-containing protein, translated as MIFLQQVFTGFTEMIKDVLIAIFPIVFLFILLNFTSFKLSKKKFSQILKGFLITTIGLILFLHGVNIAYVPVGQYLGSEIAQLEYNWILIPLGFLMGFLVGFAEPAIHVMVKQVEEESGGTIRGRILLAVVSLGIGAAVSLSMWRLLAGFSLYYFLIPGYLLVFILGRKVDKMFLAMAFDNGGVATGPMCSTFILSMAVAIASEIEGRSPLIDGFGVVALIALTPILSTLALGYIYKRRAEQKVVIMEDEK; from the coding sequence GTGATCTTTTTACAACAGGTCTTTACTGGTTTTACTGAAATGATTAAAGATGTCTTAATTGCAATTTTTCCGATTGTCTTTTTATTTATTTTGTTAAATTTTACAAGCTTTAAATTAAGTAAAAAAAAATTCAGTCAGATTTTAAAGGGCTTTTTAATTACAACAATCGGTCTAATTTTATTTTTGCATGGCGTTAATATTGCCTACGTACCAGTGGGACAATATTTAGGTAGTGAAATTGCACAGCTGGAGTATAACTGGATACTAATTCCCTTGGGCTTTTTGATGGGGTTTCTCGTAGGTTTTGCTGAACCAGCAATTCATGTGATGGTTAAACAAGTTGAAGAAGAAAGTGGCGGTACCATCCGAGGCAGAATTTTGTTAGCAGTTGTTTCTCTTGGAATAGGTGCAGCTGTTAGTCTGTCCATGTGGCGGTTATTAGCAGGTTTTAGTCTATATTATTTTCTTATTCCGGGTTATCTCTTAGTTTTTATTTTGGGGCGCAAAGTTGACAAAATGTTTTTAGCTATGGCTTTTGATAATGGTGGAGTAGCGACAGGTCCTATGTGTTCGACCTTTATTTTATCAATGGCAGTTGCCATTGCATCTGAAATTGAAGGGCGTAGCCCTTTAATTGATGGTTTTGGTGTTGTCGCTTTAATTGCCTTAACCCCGATTCTATCGACATTAGCATTAGGTTATATTTATAAAAGAAGAGCAGAACAAAAAGTAGTAATAATGGAGGATGAGAAATGA
- a CDS encoding P-II family nitrogen regulator, translated as MNKPVALNLEMIITIVDRGIGDEVVKYSKLAGANGGTLLHGKGSGSHDKGKFFGIEIEPEKDIVLTLVPDSLTNEVMDAIGKGIRISEPGNGICFSIDIDKVMGITEINSYRKVVDMDQLLD; from the coding sequence ATGAATAAACCAGTAGCATTGAATCTTGAAATGATTATTACAATTGTGGATCGTGGCATTGGGGATGAGGTCGTTAAATATTCAAAACTTGCTGGAGCAAATGGCGGAACTTTGCTCCATGGCAAGGGATCTGGTTCTCACGATAAAGGAAAGTTCTTTGGTATTGAAATTGAACCAGAAAAAGATATTGTGTTGACTTTAGTTCCTGATAGTTTAACAAATGAAGTGATGGATGCAATTGGTAAAGGAATTAGAATTAGTGAACCAGGAAATGGGATTTGTTTTAGTATTGATATTGATAAGGTGATGGGAATCACAGAAATTAATTCCTATCGAAAAGTAGTTGATATGGATCAATTATTAGATTAG
- a CDS encoding MATE family efflux transporter: MKDLTKGTPAKLIFMFTIPLFVGNIFQQFYNMVDMIIVGQTIGKDALAAVGSTGSITFLIIGFAQGLTAGLSIITAQRFGAKDYKGVKKSFAASLVISLIVTLVLTILSLIFLEPLLHIMQTPPEIFEQAQEFISVILGGMFAAMAFNLLSNMVRALGDSRTPLFFLIFAVIINVILDLVFITKFNMGVAGAGYATVIAQMSASLMCFVYIKRRIPLLQISKKDFKALKAEYRVHLNAGLPMAFQASIIAIGAVILQSALNSLGTDAVAAQAAAGRIDQFATQPMMSFGVTMATFTAQNYGAKEYGRILEGVKQCLIMSIIFSIIAGIVVILFGDSFVALFVNRSETKVFELARIYFLIVASLYWILAILFILRYTLQGLGQTKIPTIAGIMELIMRSFAAIVLTHYFQYPGAAAASPLAWAGSVIVLLYSYIKAMKDLRRLDQEQKVQLPNETP, translated from the coding sequence ATGAAAGATCTGACAAAGGGAACACCGGCTAAACTTATTTTTATGTTTACAATTCCATTATTTGTAGGGAATATTTTCCAACAATTTTACAATATGGTAGACATGATTATTGTTGGTCAAACAATCGGAAAAGACGCTTTAGCTGCAGTAGGTTCAACAGGTAGTATCACCTTTTTAATCATCGGATTTGCCCAAGGATTAACAGCAGGACTTTCCATTATCACAGCGCAACGTTTTGGTGCAAAAGATTATAAAGGGGTAAAAAAGAGTTTTGCTGCTAGTCTTGTAATCAGTTTAATCGTTACACTTGTTTTAACCATACTAAGTTTGATTTTTCTAGAACCTCTATTGCATATTATGCAAACCCCACCCGAAATTTTTGAACAAGCACAAGAATTTATTTCGGTTATACTAGGTGGGATGTTTGCAGCTATGGCGTTTAACCTTTTAAGCAATATGGTACGTGCATTAGGCGATAGTCGCACGCCTTTATTTTTCTTGATTTTTGCAGTAATTATCAACGTCATATTAGATTTAGTTTTTATTACCAAATTTAATATGGGCGTCGCTGGAGCTGGTTATGCAACGGTTATCGCCCAAATGTCAGCCAGTTTGATGTGTTTTGTTTATATTAAACGGCGCATTCCTTTACTACAAATTAGTAAAAAAGATTTTAAAGCATTAAAAGCGGAATACCGTGTTCACTTAAATGCTGGTTTACCAATGGCCTTTCAAGCTTCTATTATTGCAATCGGGGCAGTTATTTTACAGTCCGCTCTAAATAGTTTGGGGACCGATGCAGTAGCCGCTCAAGCTGCCGCCGGTCGAATTGATCAGTTTGCGACTCAGCCCATGATGAGTTTCGGTGTCACTATGGCCACTTTTACCGCCCAAAATTATGGTGCCAAAGAATATGGCCGTATTTTAGAAGGCGTTAAGCAATGCTTAATTATGAGTATTATTTTTAGTATCATTGCTGGGATTGTCGTAATTTTATTTGGTGATTCTTTTGTCGCGTTATTTGTCAATCGTAGTGAAACAAAAGTTTTTGAATTGGCGCGTATTTACTTCCTAATTGTTGCTAGCCTATATTGGATTTTAGCTATTCTCTTCATTTTACGTTATACTCTCCAGGGTTTAGGACAAACAAAAATCCCTACCATTGCTGGTATTATGGAATTAATCATGCGTTCTTTTGCTGCAATTGTTTTAACCCACTACTTCCAATATCCAGGTGCAGCAGCTGCGTCACCATTAGCTTGGGCAGGATCGGTAATCGTTTTATTATATTCTTATATTAAAGCCATGAAAGATTTACGCCGTTTAGATCAAGAGCAAAAAGTACAATTACCAAATGAAACTCCTTAA
- a CDS encoding 2,3-bisphosphoglycerate-dependent phosphoglycerate mutase produces the protein MKVVLIRHGESIANFENYWTGWLDVPLTTKGENQAKAAGVKIKEANIHFDAVFTSVLQRAIVTSQLVLEASNQLWLPVVKTWRLNERHYGALIGKNKDEMIAIYGVEQVKKWRRGYFEVPPLELVGNFDRRYQNLAIQDLPKGESLNLTVKRVVPLWQDQIVPQLLKGKNILIAGHGNSLRALVKYLEAVPENEMETIKIPNAAPIVYEFDERLHIISKNML, from the coding sequence ATGAAAGTTGTATTGATACGCCACGGTGAAAGTATTGCAAATTTTGAAAATTATTGGACGGGCTGGCTTGATGTTCCATTGACCACAAAAGGAGAAAATCAAGCAAAAGCAGCGGGAGTAAAAATTAAAGAAGCCAATATCCATTTTGATGCTGTTTTTACTTCTGTTTTGCAACGTGCTATTGTAACAAGTCAATTGGTCTTAGAAGCAAGTAATCAATTGTGGTTGCCTGTAGTAAAGACTTGGCGCTTAAATGAACGACATTATGGGGCGTTAATTGGCAAAAACAAAGATGAGATGATAGCAATTTACGGCGTAGAACAAGTTAAAAAGTGGCGACGAGGTTATTTTGAAGTGCCGCCATTAGAACTGGTGGGAAATTTTGATCGTCGCTATCAAAACTTGGCGATTCAAGATTTACCAAAAGGAGAAAGTTTAAACTTAACGGTTAAGCGAGTTGTTCCCTTGTGGCAAGATCAAATTGTTCCGCAACTACTAAAAGGGAAAAATATTTTAATAGCCGGCCACGGCAATAGTCTACGCGCATTAGTGAAATATTTGGAAGCCGTTCCGGAAAATGAGATGGAAACAATTAAGATTCCCAATGCTGCACCTATTGTTTATGAATTTGACGAAAGATTGCATATAATAAGTAAAAATATGTTATAA
- a CDS encoding ACT domain-containing protein has protein sequence MKAILTVIGQDKVGIIAGVSQKLADLDINILDVSQTIMEDYFTMTMMLQLTQNADFESIKKALNLVGDKLGVKINIQNEEIFNAMHKL, from the coding sequence ATGAAAGCTATTTTAACAGTAATTGGACAAGACAAGGTTGGAATTATCGCCGGTGTCAGTCAAAAATTGGCTGATTTAGATATTAATATTTTAGATGTCTCTCAAACCATTATGGAAGATTATTTTACAATGACCATGATGTTACAGTTAACACAAAATGCAGATTTTGAAAGTATCAAAAAGGCACTCAACTTGGTTGGAGACAAGTTAGGCGTTAAAATCAACATTCAAAATGAAGAAATTTTTAATGCAATGCATAAATTATAG
- a CDS encoding PFL family protein, with product METNQILETIRMVEEENLDIRTITMGISLLDCISSDVNKTCDNIYQKITTKARNLVKVGEDIETEFGIPIINKRISVTPISLIAAASGTNDCIPFAKTLDKAAVALGVNFIGGFSALVEKGYQGADKALIASIPEALKETQFVCSSVNIGSTRAGINMDAVKLMGETIKKTADASDMGCAKLVVFANAVEDNPFMAGAFHGIGEADCEINVGVSGPGVVKRALEKVKGESFDVVAETVKKTAFKITRMGQMVGQVASKRLGVPFGIVDLSLAPTPAVGDSVALILEEMGLESVGTHGTTAALALLNDAVKKGGVMACNHVGGLSGAFIPVSEDAGMIRAVENGLLNLEKLEAMTAICSVGLDMIAIPGDTTAETIAAMIADEAAIGVINHKTTAVRIIPAKGQKVGDMVEFGGLLGRAPVMKVNPAKSADFIARGGRIPAPIHSFKN from the coding sequence ATGGAGACAAATCAGATTTTAGAAACTATTCGTATGGTAGAAGAAGAAAACTTGGATATACGAACCATTACAATGGGAATCTCTTTACTAGATTGTATCAGCAGTGATGTCAATAAGACCTGTGATAATATCTATCAAAAAATTACTACAAAAGCCCGCAATCTGGTGAAAGTAGGAGAAGATATTGAAACAGAATTTGGTATTCCTATTATTAATAAGCGAATTTCAGTAACCCCCATTTCACTTATTGCAGCAGCAAGTGGAACAAACGATTGTATTCCGTTTGCAAAGACTTTAGATAAAGCGGCAGTTGCTTTAGGTGTAAATTTCATTGGTGGATTTTCTGCGTTAGTAGAAAAGGGATATCAGGGTGCAGATAAAGCATTAATTGCTTCTATTCCAGAAGCACTAAAAGAAACCCAATTTGTTTGTTCATCGGTAAATATTGGTTCTACGCGAGCAGGGATTAATATGGATGCGGTCAAATTAATGGGCGAAACAATAAAAAAGACAGCGGATGCCTCTGATATGGGTTGTGCAAAATTAGTTGTTTTTGCTAACGCAGTAGAAGATAATCCTTTTATGGCTGGTGCTTTTCATGGCATTGGCGAAGCCGATTGTGAAATTAACGTAGGTGTCAGTGGTCCGGGTGTAGTAAAAAGGGCATTGGAAAAAGTTAAAGGAGAATCTTTTGATGTAGTGGCGGAAACAGTTAAGAAAACTGCTTTTAAAATCACGCGCATGGGTCAAATGGTTGGACAAGTCGCTTCAAAACGTTTGGGCGTACCTTTTGGAATAGTCGATTTATCATTAGCACCAACGCCTGCCGTAGGAGATAGTGTAGCTTTAATTTTAGAAGAAATGGGTTTAGAATCAGTCGGAACTCACGGAACTACTGCTGCTTTAGCGCTTTTAAATGATGCAGTGAAAAAAGGAGGCGTCATGGCATGTAATCACGTTGGCGGACTATCTGGAGCTTTTATTCCGGTTTCTGAAGATGCGGGTATGATTAGAGCTGTCGAAAATGGATTACTAAATTTAGAAAAATTAGAAGCGATGACTGCGATTTGTTCGGTTGGACTGGATATGATTGCTATTCCTGGTGATACAACTGCTGAAACGATTGCGGCGATGATTGCCGATGAAGCAGCAATTGGTGTGATTAATCATAAAACTACAGCTGTTCGCATTATTCCGGCGAAAGGTCAAAAAGTAGGCGATATGGTAGAGTTTGGTGGACTGTTAGGTAGAGCACCGGTTATGAAAGTTAACCCTGCAAAAAGTGCAGATTTTATTGCACGAGGCGGCCGAATTCCTGCGCCTATCCATTCGTTTAAAAACTAA
- a CDS encoding HAD-IA family hydrolase, which yields MKEFIWDFDGTLFNTYPNMLKAILIVLQEEGIDAKGEEIYRLLKEKSSKAVAEHYHLNFVDFSERFHKYEDEMKKWPRPFEGVKEMLSAVKEKGGQNFIMTHRTVSSTKKLLSYYQLTDFFIEIVGEENRFARKPSPEALLYLVGKYELQKSQTVMIGDRLLDIAAGQNAGLKTCFFDNENLLKNIAADYHATDFQQLQNLILN from the coding sequence ATGAAAGAGTTTATTTGGGATTTTGATGGAACATTATTTAATACGTACCCCAATATGTTAAAAGCCATTTTAATAGTTTTGCAAGAAGAAGGAATAGATGCCAAAGGTGAGGAAATCTATCGGCTTTTGAAAGAAAAATCTTCCAAAGCGGTTGCTGAACACTATCATTTGAATTTTGTTGATTTTTCCGAACGCTTTCATAAGTATGAAGATGAAATGAAAAAGTGGCCACGTCCTTTTGAAGGTGTAAAAGAGATGCTATCTGCAGTGAAAGAGAAGGGTGGTCAAAATTTTATTATGACTCACCGAACTGTCTCTTCTACAAAAAAACTATTAAGCTATTATCAATTGACTGATTTTTTTATTGAAATTGTGGGTGAAGAAAATAGATTCGCTCGAAAACCTAGTCCAGAGGCGTTACTTTATTTGGTTGGTAAATATGAGCTGCAAAAAAGCCAAACGGTTATGATTGGGGATCGACTTTTAGATATTGCAGCAGGTCAGAATGCAGGTTTAAAAACTTGTTTTTTTGATAATGAAAATTTATTGAAAAATATCGCTGCCGATTATCATGCTACTGATTTTCAACAATTACAAAATCTCATCTTAAATTAA
- a CDS encoding helix-hairpin-helix domain-containing protein, giving the protein MQFFYEQKNRLLILSVVSIFLLIIGGLFIWKKQSDDQPWEALPVASSSNQTKEAKKSNSKDKDDRITVDVKGEVVKPGVYELPREARMQKLIELAGGFTKEAQQKEINLAQKLTDQQMIYVPNQKEVNSINNMVEKEKTENNVTEMVNINTANLTELQTLSGIGIKKAEAIISYREENGNFKAIEELKEVSGIGEKTVEKLRASITI; this is encoded by the coding sequence ATGCAATTTTTTTATGAACAAAAAAACCGTTTGCTGATTCTTAGTGTAGTATCCATTTTCTTACTAATTATAGGGGGATTGTTTATTTGGAAAAAACAAAGCGATGACCAACCTTGGGAAGCACTTCCTGTAGCAAGCAGTAGCAATCAGACAAAAGAAGCTAAGAAAAGTAATAGTAAGGATAAAGACGATAGAATAACCGTAGATGTTAAAGGAGAAGTTGTCAAACCTGGTGTTTATGAATTACCTAGAGAAGCACGAATGCAAAAACTTATTGAGTTGGCTGGTGGTTTTACCAAAGAGGCGCAACAAAAGGAAATTAATCTAGCGCAAAAATTAACAGATCAACAAATGATTTACGTTCCCAATCAAAAAGAAGTGAATAGTATTAATAATATGGTAGAAAAAGAAAAGACAGAAAACAATGTGACAGAAATGGTTAATATTAATACCGCAAATTTAACTGAGCTGCAGACACTGTCAGGTATTGGTATCAAAAAAGCAGAGGCAATTATTAGTTATCGGGAAGAAAATGGAAATTTTAAAGCAATTGAAGAACTAAAAGAAGTTTCGGGAATCGGAGAAAAGACGGTTGAAAAATTACGTGCATCGATTACAATATAA
- a CDS encoding ComE operon protein 2 yields the protein MTDQRIPWDQYFMAQAVLLALRSTCTRLEVGATLVKDKRIIAGGYNGSVSGDIHCIDDGCYVVDNHCIRTIHAEMNALLQCAKLGISTDQAEVYVTHFPCLQCTKALLQAGIRKIYYLHDYRNDPYAIELIAQVGATAQKVILDPEYFQKLSFGSLNEVID from the coding sequence ATGACTGATCAAAGAATCCCTTGGGACCAATATTTTATGGCACAAGCGGTACTTTTAGCATTACGCAGTACATGTACCCGTCTTGAAGTCGGAGCAACGTTAGTAAAAGATAAACGGATTATTGCAGGAGGTTATAATGGATCAGTTAGTGGCGACATTCACTGTATTGATGATGGGTGTTATGTCGTAGATAATCATTGCATTCGTACCATCCATGCCGAAATGAATGCATTATTGCAATGTGCTAAATTAGGTATCTCGACAGATCAAGCAGAAGTATATGTTACCCATTTTCCTTGCCTACAGTGTACAAAGGCGTTACTACAGGCCGGAATTCGTAAAATTTATTATTTACATGATTATCGTAATGATCCTTATGCGATTGAATTAATTGCACAAGTTGGGGCAACTGCTCAAAAAGTTATTTTAGATCCCGAATATTTTCAAAAACTTTCTTTTGGTTCTTTAAATGAAGTAATTGATTAA
- a CDS encoding DNA internalization-related competence protein ComEC/Rec2 gives MMTLEKIDQTYSLNQQFVIKVAPDSLKINGDSLSFYGENKKGALFRCYYTLKNESEKNWVTKKNLQQNYALVNGTFTKGRQQRNLAGFNQKQYLRSHGYCGIINIKKITWYSKKNFELNQFRAYLIRQLKEKLPKKTSAYLCALFFGYKDQDFKETQLTLSPSGILHYFSISGMHVHIFLGVFLSLFQLLRLTLKESILPMTIFAVLIIVLTGGAIGIWRATLLFFLNSLTKLLPVVLSALDKFGIVLLVCLWIDPLLIFQTGGQLSFLISFLLLVTQNEQGKLKDFKKSCWLTLLALPIICFYFYEWPLLGGVLTVVLLPVFKFFLLPMGLLLIISTFVFSFNFLIYLFENFIFLFENILKWTIYFTVPIGWLPTLYVFFLTVFGIFLYQKKFPKIVLVGILLFLPILINRSTFPLMAAFIDVGQGDSILFKAPFNREVILVDTGGRITFTQEKWQRKIQNSNAQNTVIPFLKACGIKKINKLIITHGDSDHMGDLTEILHHFTVKELILGAGSEKHPNLSKSLKKLPRKTDLKLLSGAHYVKGYFPLQIFAPENSNGENEDSIVVQTKIRNQNFLLTGDLDQSGEERLLKEYKNLKSDVLKLGHHGSRTSSSARFIGQLKPQAAIVSCGLSNRFNHPHHEVLETLKSHQVALFRTDQQGMVYFSWGFINQVAAPEVLQDSSSP, from the coding sequence ATGATGACTTTAGAAAAAATCGATCAAACGTACTCTTTAAATCAACAGTTTGTGATAAAAGTTGCTCCTGACAGCTTGAAAATTAACGGAGACAGTTTGAGTTTTTATGGTGAAAATAAAAAAGGCGCATTGTTTCGTTGTTATTATACTTTGAAAAATGAATCCGAAAAAAATTGGGTGACAAAAAAGAATCTCCAACAAAATTATGCGCTTGTCAATGGAACGTTTACTAAAGGTAGGCAACAACGAAATTTAGCCGGTTTTAATCAAAAGCAATATTTGAGGAGCCATGGCTATTGTGGCATTATCAATATAAAAAAAATTACTTGGTACAGTAAAAAGAACTTTGAACTAAATCAATTTCGTGCGTATTTGATTCGTCAGCTCAAAGAAAAGTTACCCAAGAAAACGAGTGCTTATTTATGTGCGCTATTTTTTGGGTATAAAGATCAAGATTTTAAGGAAACACAACTGACGTTGTCACCAAGCGGCATTTTACACTATTTTAGTATTTCTGGGATGCATGTGCATATTTTTTTAGGAGTTTTTTTAAGTTTATTCCAACTTCTACGATTGACATTAAAAGAAAGCATTTTACCAATGACTATTTTTGCTGTTTTGATTATTGTCTTGACGGGGGGAGCTATTGGAATATGGCGAGCAACGTTGCTTTTCTTCTTAAATAGTTTAACCAAATTACTGCCAGTTGTTTTATCTGCATTGGATAAATTTGGCATCGTCCTTTTGGTTTGTTTGTGGATAGATCCATTATTGATTTTCCAAACAGGGGGACAATTGTCTTTTCTCATATCTTTTCTATTATTAGTAACCCAAAATGAGCAAGGAAAGTTAAAAGACTTTAAAAAGAGTTGTTGGCTAACGCTATTAGCATTACCAATCATTTGTTTTTATTTTTACGAGTGGCCCTTATTGGGAGGTGTTCTAACTGTTGTATTGTTACCCGTCTTTAAGTTTTTCTTATTGCCAATGGGGCTTTTACTTATCATTAGTACATTTGTTTTTTCGTTTAACTTTTTGATTTACTTATTTGAAAATTTTATTTTTTTATTTGAAAATATCCTAAAATGGACAATTTATTTTACTGTTCCCATTGGTTGGCTTCCTACTTTGTATGTTTTTTTTCTCACGGTATTTGGAATATTTCTTTATCAAAAAAAATTTCCCAAAATTGTATTAGTTGGAATATTACTATTTCTCCCTATCCTGATTAATCGTTCAACATTTCCTCTAATGGCAGCTTTTATTGACGTCGGGCAAGGAGATAGCATCTTATTTAAGGCTCCCTTTAATCGTGAAGTTATTTTAGTCGACACAGGAGGTAGAATAACCTTTACCCAAGAAAAATGGCAACGAAAAATTCAAAATAGTAATGCTCAAAATACAGTGATTCCTTTTTTAAAAGCGTGTGGCATTAAAAAAATTAATAAGCTGATTATTACGCATGGGGATAGTGATCATATGGGAGACTTAACAGAAATATTACATCATTTTACTGTAAAGGAACTGATTTTAGGAGCGGGGAGTGAAAAACATCCTAATCTTTCAAAATCTTTAAAAAAACTTCCGCGTAAAACTGATTTAAAATTACTTTCCGGAGCGCATTACGTAAAGGGGTATTTTCCGTTACAAATTTTTGCTCCAGAAAATAGTAACGGTGAAAATGAAGATTCTATTGTGGTACAAACGAAAATAAGAAATCAAAATTTCTTATTGACTGGGGACCTAGATCAGTCTGGAGAAGAACGTCTACTAAAGGAATATAAAAATCTGAAAAGCGATGTATTAAAACTAGGTCATCATGGAAGTAGAACATCTTCTTCGGCACGATTTATTGGCCAACTGAAACCACAAGCAGCAATTGTTTCTTGTGGTTTAAGTAATCGTTTTAATCATCCGCATCACGAAGTCTTGGAAACATTAAAAAGTCATCAAGTAGCACTTTTTCGTACGGACCAGCAAGGAATGGTTTATTTTTCTTGGGGCTTTATAAATCAAGTAGCTGCTCCTGAAGTACTCCAAGATTCTTCTAGCCCTTAA